The Pseudomonas sp. G2-4 genome window below encodes:
- a CDS encoding paraquat-inducible protein A, producing MPEPSDAHRLSDLPLNDLVACHECDLLMRKPQLAHGEKAECPRCGYELYAHRHNVVERSLALVIAALLLYVPANFLPIMQLNLLGQSSQDTVWSGVVGLFDTGMQGVSAVVFLCSMGIPLLKLLCQLAVLLTIHWNIGRSYGLLLYRIYHHLRDWGMLEVYLMGVLVAIVKLADMAAITVGLGLACFISLLLVQVWLEVVMSPHQIWQALSGEDAHAGD from the coding sequence ATGCCCGAACCGTCAGACGCTCATCGGTTGTCAGATCTACCCCTGAACGATCTGGTGGCGTGCCATGAATGCGACCTGTTGATGCGCAAGCCCCAACTGGCCCATGGCGAAAAAGCCGAATGCCCCCGTTGCGGCTATGAGCTTTACGCCCATCGACACAATGTGGTCGAGCGCAGCCTGGCCTTGGTCATCGCCGCCCTGTTGTTATATGTGCCGGCAAACTTTTTACCCATCATGCAACTCAATTTGCTCGGGCAGTCCTCCCAGGACACCGTCTGGAGTGGCGTGGTCGGGCTGTTCGATACTGGTATGCAAGGCGTATCGGCAGTGGTGTTCCTGTGCAGCATGGGCATTCCACTGCTCAAGTTGCTTTGTCAGCTGGCGGTGTTGCTGACCATTCACTGGAACATCGGCCGTAGTTACGGGTTATTGCTGTATCGCATTTATCACCATCTACGAGACTGGGGGATGCTCGAGGTCTACCTCATGGGCGTCCTGGTGGCCATCGTCAAGTTGGCAGACATGGCGGCCATCACCGTAGGCCTTGGCCTGGCGTGCTTCATCAGTTTGTTGCTGGTTCAGGTCTGGCTGGAGGTGGTCATGTCGCCGCACCAGATCTGGCAAGCGTTATCAGGAGAGGATGCCCATGCGGGCGATTGA